The Caldicellulosiruptor changbaiensis genome has a segment encoding these proteins:
- a CDS encoding DUF4830 domain-containing protein: MRKLINLILLICFLTLEFCTFSAEARVNKYVFLNIKTNLLPDKIKIIFGANDPNVKRSKEIKNKKIITDLIDMLSKCQSYKLGNNKLSQFREGPNKIIFYWKDSKKEGILYFNNGFPAYDGVILINGKSYFLNDQLVVYILSILEHENPQTEISSDVINLFRKYSWTVDYLIAKGTETLPKNLIHRAGEYPSKLFWAYVNYFLSDCGFSLKQYLGKNINYEIYKLREITIIEGEPKGIVYRLPSKGIVLRYNKKIIGAYIDAEVDLCSLKRSTFYKITRKKWREIIYQYVDYNNEWEKKTSTMSPVDVIKDYIKALDSHDSKKLWAYEPTYDLFYNLLTNLSDDKIYNHENDYLYPNHNIKKIKLLSISEPQEWTYGSFKTLRYIVFVDVDFYEFAVQPDGKGNAFVHVYKENKNSGWKVFLSFCE; encoded by the coding sequence ATGAGAAAATTAATTAATTTAATTCTCTTAATTTGTTTTTTAACATTAGAGTTTTGCACATTTTCAGCAGAAGCTAGAGTAAATAAATATGTTTTTCTAAACATAAAAACTAATTTGCTACCAGATAAAATCAAAATTATATTTGGAGCAAATGATCCAAATGTAAAACGTTCTAAAGAAATCAAGAATAAGAAAATAATTACTGATTTAATAGATATGCTTTCTAAATGTCAGTCATACAAGCTTGGAAACAACAAATTGAGTCAGTTTCGGGAAGGGCCAAATAAAATAATATTTTACTGGAAGGATAGTAAAAAAGAGGGTATACTTTACTTTAATAATGGGTTTCCTGCTTATGATGGTGTAATTCTTATAAATGGAAAAAGTTATTTTTTAAATGATCAACTGGTGGTATATATTTTATCTATTTTGGAACATGAAAATCCTCAAACAGAAATTTCATCAGATGTAATTAATCTTTTCAGGAAGTACAGCTGGACGGTTGATTACTTGATAGCAAAAGGAACAGAAACTTTGCCAAAAAATTTAATTCACAGAGCTGGTGAGTATCCTTCAAAGCTTTTTTGGGCTTATGTCAATTATTTTCTTTCTGATTGTGGCTTTAGCCTAAAGCAATATCTTGGGAAAAATATAAACTATGAAATTTATAAGTTAAGAGAAATTACCATTATTGAGGGTGAACCTAAAGGTATTGTATATCGGCTTCCATCAAAAGGAATTGTTTTGAGATATAACAAAAAAATAATTGGTGCTTATATTGACGCTGAGGTAGATTTATGTTCACTTAAAAGAAGTACATTTTATAAAATTACAAGAAAAAAGTGGAGGGAAATAATTTACCAGTATGTTGACTATAATAATGAGTGGGAGAAGAAAACTTCTACAATGTCTCCTGTAGATGTTATAAAAGATTACATAAAAGCTTTGGATAGTCATGACAGTAAAAAATTATGGGCATATGAACCAACTTATGATTTGTTTTATAATTTGCTTACAAATTTAAGCGATGATAAGATTTACAACCATGAAAATGATTACTTATATCCTAACCATAATATCAAAAAGATTAAACTTTTAAGTATTTCTGAACCCCAAGAGTGGACATATGGTTCATTTAAAACTCTTAGATATATAGTATTTGTTGACGTAGATTTTTATGAATTTGCTGTGCAACCTGATGGGAAGGGTAATGCTTTTGTTCATGTATATAAAGAAAATAAAAACTCAGGCTGGAAAGTATTTTTGTCATTTTGTGAATAA
- a CDS encoding transposase — protein MTKNIKAQNKKFLKLLFVIKKVTEVLSRKIKQNRRGRPRKFNLFQIIACLVYKVKKGIKSFRELEYRINQDTEFKQVVGIEESPDYSYFAKLSRKIEKEYMQDIKDILIAKIEPDMSIAIVDSTPLRSAKNDSEAKIGIHITIGFFRGYKLHLLCTGKEEVIPLFWILTGANEHDSRQEELLYRAWGFGCEIVLADAGYDCSRWFNIANELKVKFVAGINKRNMKNKNNVSNSFRSKNIRFLETEEGKKLYKQRTKIERLFSKLKGEYNLENVRLKGFRNYKRYIDWILITFLFEQLLRKLEGKKFSFAYEWNQ, from the coding sequence ATGACTAAGAATATTAAAGCACAAAATAAGAAATTTTTAAAGCTGCTTTTTGTAATAAAAAAGGTTACTGAAGTTTTATCGAGGAAGATAAAGCAAAATAGAAGGGGACGACCGAGGAAATTTAATCTGTTTCAGATAATAGCTTGTTTGGTTTATAAAGTTAAAAAGGGGATAAAGAGTTTCAGAGAATTAGAATATCGAATAAATCAAGACACAGAGTTTAAGCAAGTAGTAGGTATAGAAGAAAGTCCGGACTATTCATATTTTGCAAAGTTGTCAAGAAAAATAGAAAAAGAATACATGCAAGATATAAAAGACATATTAATAGCTAAGATAGAACCTGATATGAGTATAGCGATAGTAGACTCTACGCCGCTGAGAAGTGCCAAAAATGATTCAGAAGCAAAAATAGGTATACATATTACAATAGGATTTTTCAGGGGATACAAATTACATCTTTTGTGTACAGGTAAAGAAGAAGTAATACCACTTTTCTGGATTTTAACAGGGGCAAATGAACATGACTCAAGACAAGAAGAGCTTTTGTATAGGGCATGGGGCTTTGGCTGTGAGATTGTATTAGCAGATGCGGGATACGATTGTAGCAGATGGTTTAATATAGCAAATGAGCTTAAAGTTAAATTTGTTGCTGGGATAAACAAAAGAAACATGAAAAATAAAAACAATGTTAGCAATAGTTTTAGAAGCAAGAACATAAGATTTTTAGAAACTGAAGAGGGTAAAAAGCTATACAAGCAGAGAACAAAGATTGAAAGACTATTTAGCAAATTAAAAGGTGAATATAATCTTGAGAATGTGAGGCTCAAGGGATTTAGAAATTATAAAAGGTATATTGATTGGATACTAATTACTTTTCTATTTGAGCAACTTCTTAGAAAGTTAGAAGGTAAGAAGTTTTCTTTCGCTTATGAATGGAATCAATAA
- the safA gene encoding SafA/ExsA family spore coat assembly protein: MRKALAVLSIIVLLSFSTAFAQTKTYTVQAGDTIWSIAVKNQIGISELLKANPQIKNPNLIYPGQKINIPNSNNLNVLENEVIKLTNQERAKVGLPALKTNWQLSRVARFKSQDMANKNYFSHYSPTYGSPFKMMESFGLKFMAAGENIAYGQRSAQEVVRAWMSSPGHRANILSPSFTEIGVGIAKKSNGVLYWTQMFMRPY, encoded by the coding sequence ATGAGAAAAGCATTAGCAGTTTTAAGCATTATAGTTCTTTTATCATTTTCAACAGCATTTGCACAAACAAAAACTTATACAGTTCAAGCAGGGGATACTATCTGGAGTATTGCTGTTAAAAACCAAATTGGAATAAGCGAACTTTTGAAAGCAAATCCTCAAATTAAAAATCCTAACCTCATATACCCTGGGCAAAAGATAAATATTCCAAATAGCAACAATTTAAATGTCTTAGAAAATGAAGTAATTAAACTGACAAATCAAGAGAGGGCAAAGGTAGGACTTCCAGCTTTGAAGACAAACTGGCAGTTATCTCGCGTAGCAAGGTTCAAATCTCAAGACATGGCAAACAAAAACTATTTTTCGCACTACTCTCCTACTTACGGTTCACCTTTTAAAATGATGGAAAGTTTTGGACTAAAGTTCATGGCTGCTGGTGAAAATATTGCATATGGGCAAAGGAGTGCTCAGGAAGTTGTAAGAGCATGGATGTCTTCTCCCGGTCACAGAGCAAATATATTAAGTCCTTCTTTTACTGAGATTGGAGTTGGGATTGCAAAAAAGAGTAATGGAGTTTTGTATTGGACACAGATGTTTATGAGACCATATTAA
- a CDS encoding BlaI/MecI/CopY family transcriptional regulator — MKEKSFPKISKAELEVMKVVWKENRVLSGREIVTKVMETNKKWHKNTIFTLIDRLAKKGALKVEKKGKFNFYTANITEEEYKKEEARDILQRMFGGSFRNVIATFLETTNVSKEEIEEIKKMLDEKG; from the coding sequence ATGAAAGAAAAATCATTTCCAAAGATTTCAAAAGCAGAGTTAGAGGTAATGAAAGTGGTATGGAAAGAAAATAGAGTTTTGAGTGGCAGGGAGATTGTAACAAAAGTGATGGAGACAAATAAGAAATGGCATAAGAATACCATATTCACTTTAATTGATCGCTTAGCTAAAAAAGGTGCTCTAAAAGTAGAAAAGAAAGGGAAGTTCAATTTTTACACGGCAAATATAACTGAGGAGGAGTATAAAAAGGAAGAAGCAAGAGATATTTTACAGAGGATGTTTGGCGGGTCTTTTAGAAATGTAATTGCAACTTTTCTGGAAACTACTAATGTGAGTAAAGAGGAGATAGAAGAGATAAAGAAGATGTTAGATGAGAAGGGATGA
- a CDS encoding transposase, whose product MTKEDSSKFNKELDKIRLSSFDVDEAVGAFSQLCNEYLPKYPRFLKGLLEKAKYYSAHIRYPEKIRKHIYTTNAVESINSIIEKTRMKSGGYFQVPEVLEINIYLQRENFKRGKWKNGVTSY is encoded by the coding sequence ATGACAAAAGAAGATAGTTCAAAATTCAATAAAGAATTAGATAAAATAAGATTATCTTCTTTTGATGTTGATGAAGCTGTCGGTGCATTTAGTCAACTTTGCAATGAATACCTTCCTAAATATCCTCGCTTTTTAAAAGGACTTTTAGAAAAAGCTAAGTATTACTCTGCTCATATAAGATATCCTGAGAAGATTAGAAAGCATATTTACACAACTAATGCAGTAGAAAGTATAAATAGTATAATTGAAAAGACAAGAATGAAATCTGGCGGATATTTTCAAGTACCAGAGGTTCTTGAGATTAATATTTATCTTCAAAGAGAGAACTTTAAGCGAGGTAAATGGAAAAATGGGGTAACCTCTTATTAA
- a CDS encoding transposase, which yields MPLFYPSVLPQPYKRVDPSYTDLLMSLVANSYSESLLIQTLKNLDLPYSEEEITKIKNDLKNELQLFKQRELPENALLLSIDSYSEVKLGTTQKLNRLPAMSFSASILDSKKDIFGIYTFFGKENKADWMKVFEDLISRGLKKVLIIVSDDFPINK from the coding sequence TTGCCTTTATTCTATCCCTCTGTCTTGCCACAGCCATATAAAAGAGTCGATCCATCTTACACCGATTTACTTATGTCTTTGGTTGCCAATAGCTACTCTGAAAGTTTGCTAATCCAAACCCTTAAAAACCTTGACTTACCTTACTCAGAAGAGGAAATAACTAAAATCAAAAATGACCTCAAAAACGAACTCCAGCTCTTTAAACAACGAGAACTACCAGAAAATGCCTTGCTACTTTCAATTGATAGCTATTCAGAGGTGAAATTAGGGACAACTCAAAAGTTAAACAGGCTACCTGCTATGTCGTTCTCGGCATCGATTTTAGATAGCAAAAAAGATATCTTTGGCATTTACACCTTCTTTGGCAAAGAAAACAAAGCTGATTGGATGAAAGTCTTTGAAGATTTAATTAGCAGAGGTCTTAAAAAAGTCTTAATAATTGTAAGCGATGACTTCCCTATCAATAAATAG
- a CDS encoding TIM barrel protein produces the protein MLENTSYQMKRRSVDELIQHLKTFELDLKFSVGIWYFSDHPSRFHAPLGEPKTIEERLEIIAKLKDYGVCALEAHYPNEINEDNLELYKKFSKDTGIKILSVIPNLFYETDFEFSSLASPIEEVRKKAIERLKTSLMLNKELDCEFCIIWPGGDGYENQFGIDFIRMRDRFAEGIAEAMDAVPGVKVAIEPKPYEPRGRIIYGLTGEGILLAQKVEKLLQNPENKKILEDDSLVGLNPEVGHVLMGFEDLAYAFSLALEYGKLYHTHWNSQPLGNYDQDLNVGVISPEQAEAALYVMKMYGYRGYFGIDINPERMPVERAVINSIDAIKAMNDRINNLPHEDIIACTEKPHKNRGLLEAILIRARANNPSILSPMPKVER, from the coding sequence ATGCTTGAAAACACAAGTTATCAAATGAAAAGAAGAAGCGTTGATGAGCTGATTCAGCACCTTAAGACATTTGAGCTTGACCTTAAATTTTCTGTTGGTATCTGGTATTTTTCAGACCATCCAAGCAGATTCCATGCACCACTTGGCGAACCAAAGACAATTGAAGAAAGACTTGAAATCATCGCAAAGCTAAAAGACTATGGAGTTTGCGCTTTAGAGGCTCATTATCCAAACGAAATTAACGAAGACAACTTAGAGCTTTACAAAAAGTTTTCAAAGGACACAGGAATAAAGATTTTATCAGTAATTCCTAATTTGTTCTATGAAACCGATTTCGAATTTTCATCACTCGCCTCACCCATTGAAGAAGTAAGAAAAAAGGCTATTGAGAGACTTAAAACGTCTTTGATGTTAAACAAAGAGCTTGACTGTGAATTTTGTATCATCTGGCCCGGTGGAGATGGATACGAAAACCAGTTTGGAATTGACTTTATAAGAATGAGAGACAGGTTTGCTGAAGGTATTGCTGAGGCAATGGATGCTGTGCCAGGTGTAAAGGTTGCAATTGAGCCAAAACCATATGAGCCAAGAGGAAGAATAATTTACGGGCTGACTGGCGAAGGTATACTTCTTGCACAAAAGGTTGAAAAACTGCTGCAAAACCCTGAAAACAAAAAGATTTTAGAGGATGACTCTTTAGTGGGTCTTAATCCTGAGGTTGGACATGTTTTGATGGGATTTGAGGATTTGGCGTATGCATTTTCACTTGCACTTGAGTATGGAAAGCTCTATCATACACACTGGAACAGCCAACCACTTGGAAATTATGACCAAGACTTAAACGTCGGTGTTATCTCACCTGAACAGGCAGAAGCAGCACTTTATGTCATGAAGATGTATGGCTACAGGGGATATTTTGGAATTGACATAAATCCAGAGAGAATGCCAGTTGAGCGAGCTGTTATAAACTCAATTGATGCGATAAAAGCAATGAATGACAGAATTAATAACCTGCCACATGAGGATATAATCGCATGCACAGAAAAGCCACACAAGAATAGAGGCTTACTTGAGGCAATTTTGATAAGAGCAAGGGCAAATAACCCTTCAATCTTATCACCTATGCCAAAGGTGGAAAGGTAA
- a CDS encoding alpha/beta hydrolase, whose protein sequence is MIPLWEKDVSLFDPQNGFVPYLEPYILENGKQNSCIIVFPGGGYTHRASHEAQPVAKWLNSIGISAFVLHYRVSPYKHPVPLFDAKRAVRLVRYNAKKWNINPKKIGVLGFSAGGHLASTVGTLFDQGDKKSNDPVERVSCRPDCMILCYPVISMAEFTHDGSKKALLGDSPDPVLVWTLSSQNMVTERTPPTFLWHTSDDSSVRVENSLLFAMALKKHNVPFELHIFPHGRHGLGLAKDTPHIEVWTKLCEKWLESIGFIEKAP, encoded by the coding sequence ATGATACCATTGTGGGAAAAAGATGTTTCACTTTTTGACCCCCAAAATGGATTTGTACCATATTTAGAACCATACATACTTGAAAATGGTAAGCAAAACTCATGTATAATTGTCTTTCCAGGTGGAGGATACACACACCGGGCATCACATGAAGCCCAACCTGTTGCAAAGTGGTTAAACAGTATTGGAATCTCAGCTTTTGTGCTTCATTACAGGGTATCACCTTACAAACATCCAGTTCCGCTTTTTGATGCCAAAAGAGCTGTAAGGCTTGTGAGATACAATGCAAAAAAATGGAATATAAATCCAAAAAAAATTGGGGTTTTGGGATTTTCGGCAGGTGGGCACTTGGCATCAACAGTAGGTACTCTCTTTGACCAGGGTGACAAGAAAAGCAACGACCCTGTTGAAAGGGTGTCATGCCGGCCAGATTGCATGATTTTGTGCTATCCTGTTATTAGCATGGCAGAGTTTACACATGATGGCTCAAAAAAGGCCTTGTTAGGTGACTCCCCTGACCCTGTTTTGGTTTGGACATTATCTTCCCAGAACATGGTGACTGAGAGAACACCACCAACTTTTTTGTGGCACACAAGTGACGACAGTTCAGTTAGAGTTGAAAATTCTCTTTTGTTCGCAATGGCGCTAAAAAAACACAACGTACCTTTTGAACTTCACATCTTCCCACATGGAAGGCATGGCCTTGGACTTGCTAAAGACACGCCTCATATTGAGGTTTGGACAAAGCTTTGTGAAAAGTGGCTTGAGAGCATTGGATTTATTGAAAAAGCACCTTGA
- a CDS encoding SLAC1 family transporter has translation MSISSVLNFAHFMPPVENFVVTILGNEIVNKTELSHAQANQANLIVFVNSAGFGIGFMLFLAYLSIIKGRFLLQGSIEKGCFPTIFILFALVGASIVAQKVWHRA, from the coding sequence TTGTCCATCTCTTCGGTTTTAAACTTTGCTCACTTTATGCCACCAGTGGAAAACTTTGTTGTTACAATACTTGGAAATGAGATTGTAAACAAAACAGAGCTATCTCATGCTCAGGCTAATCAGGCTAATTTGATAGTTTTTGTGAATTCAGCTGGGTTTGGAATTGGATTTATGCTATTTTTAGCATACTTGTCGATAATAAAGGGAAGGTTTCTTTTACAAGGATCAATTGAAAAAGGCTGCTTTCCAACAATATTCATTTTGTTTGCGTTAGTTGGAGCGTCAATTGTGGCTCAAAAAGTTTGGCACAGAGCTTAA
- a CDS encoding DUF1634 domain-containing protein, with product MESKKSLDIEKVISLILRVGVVLSIAVISFGLLAHILVNAKVASLIIKVGLYILFLTPFARLVVSLFMFLLEKDLIYFAITMAIIVIIVLSNMVVSLRF from the coding sequence ATGGAAAGTAAAAAAAGCTTGGATATAGAAAAGGTAATAAGCTTGATTTTAAGGGTTGGGGTTGTACTTAGCATTGCTGTAATCTCTTTTGGACTTTTAGCACACATTTTAGTTAATGCTAAGGTTGCAAGTTTAATAATAAAGGTGGGGCTCTATATACTCTTTTTAACCCCATTTGCAAGACTGGTGGTCTCGCTCTTTATGTTCCTTCTTGAAAAGGATTTGATTTACTTTGCAATTACCATGGCTATAATTGTCATTATCGTTTTGAGCAATATGGTGGTTTCTTTGAGGTTTTAA
- a CDS encoding sulfite exporter TauE/SafE family protein, which yields MIFEVLVVSIIAGFIGSLLGIGGGLIIIPFLSIVFKLNMHQAAAAGLVSVIATSSGAASAYVKDRLTHLRIGMFLQLATVIGGVLGAILSGFLPTKILSVIFGILLLYNSFLMIKNRTSDEKPREYSQATKWTKILKLYGSYYDKILNREITYSAQNTFWGFLMMTFAGLLSGLLGIGSGIFKVLALDTIMKLPFKVSTATSNFMMGVTALASISIYLARGDIVYDICDAVAVGVLGGSLIGAKVMPYIKSKYLKVAFAIILIYTSIEMIKKGLL from the coding sequence ATGATTTTTGAAGTGTTGGTAGTATCAATAATAGCTGGATTTATCGGTTCACTTTTGGGAATTGGCGGCGGGCTTATTATAATTCCTTTTTTGTCAATTGTATTTAAACTTAACATGCACCAGGCAGCAGCAGCTGGGCTTGTGTCTGTGATTGCAACGTCATCTGGTGCTGCCTCTGCGTATGTAAAAGATAGGCTCACGCATCTTCGAATCGGAATGTTCTTGCAGCTTGCAACAGTCATTGGCGGTGTACTTGGAGCAATTTTAAGCGGTTTTTTGCCCACAAAGATTTTGTCTGTAATATTTGGAATACTTCTTCTTTACAACTCTTTTTTAATGATAAAAAACAGAACGTCTGATGAAAAGCCAAGAGAATATAGCCAAGCAACAAAATGGACAAAGATTTTAAAGCTCTATGGAAGCTACTATGACAAAATTTTGAACAGAGAAATAACCTATAGCGCCCAAAACACCTTCTGGGGTTTTTTGATGATGACATTTGCAGGGCTTTTGTCTGGTCTTTTGGGAATTGGAAGTGGAATATTTAAAGTTCTGGCTCTTGATACAATAATGAAACTTCCTTTTAAGGTCTCAACTGCAACAAGCAATTTCATGATGGGCGTGACAGCCTTAGCAAGTATTAGCATATACCTTGCAAGAGGGGATATAGTCTATGACATTTGTGATGCTGTTGCAGTAGGGGTTTTAGGCGGCTCTTTAATTGGCGCAAAGGTCATGCCGTACATAAAGTCAAAATACCTAAAAGTTGCATTTGCCATTATCCTAATTTACACATCAATTGAGATGATAAAAAAGGGGTTGTTATAA
- the murB gene encoding UDP-N-acetylmuramate dehydrogenase, producing the protein MEFEKGLEKLNIEFSKDKPLKDFTTFKIGGKARYIVFPKSIDELIKIIQLAKENGISWRIVGNCSNVLISDKGFDGAIITTTKMDFFKTEENLIEAECGCMISQVARKACENGLKGLEFAVGIPGTVGGAVYMNAGAYDSEIKDVFECAEVLDENLNILKLGKSDMRFSYRYSRLKEEKLILLKATFRLQYAGEEDVPPIEKANEYNQRRREKQPLQYPSAGSIFKRPPGNFAGKLIEDAGLKGYRVGNACISEKHAGFIVNLGDALAEDVRKLIYHTQKTVYEKFGVLLEPEIEFIGEFETPLFEIPIK; encoded by the coding sequence GTGGAGTTTGAAAAAGGCCTTGAAAAACTCAATATTGAATTTTCAAAAGACAAGCCCTTAAAAGACTTCACAACATTTAAAATCGGCGGTAAGGCAAGATATATTGTTTTTCCAAAGAGTATAGATGAGCTAATTAAAATTATACAGCTTGCCAAAGAAAATGGAATTAGTTGGCGCATTGTTGGAAATTGCTCCAATGTCCTTATTTCAGACAAAGGTTTTGATGGTGCCATAATTACCACAACTAAGATGGATTTTTTTAAAACAGAAGAAAATTTGATTGAGGCAGAATGTGGGTGTATGATTTCTCAGGTTGCAAGAAAAGCATGCGAAAATGGCTTGAAGGGCTTGGAGTTTGCAGTAGGCATTCCTGGTACAGTTGGCGGTGCTGTGTATATGAACGCAGGCGCGTATGATAGTGAGATAAAAGATGTATTTGAGTGTGCAGAGGTTTTGGATGAAAATCTAAACATCCTTAAACTTGGAAAGTCAGATATGAGATTTTCATATAGATACAGCAGACTAAAAGAAGAAAAGCTGATTTTGCTGAAAGCAACTTTTCGCCTGCAATATGCGGGGGAGGAAGATGTCCCGCCCATAGAAAAAGCAAATGAATACAACCAGAGAAGAAGAGAAAAACAGCCACTGCAGTATCCAAGTGCAGGCTCCATTTTCAAACGTCCACCAGGGAATTTTGCAGGAAAGCTTATAGAAGATGCAGGCTTGAAAGGATATAGAGTTGGCAATGCTTGTATTTCTGAAAAGCATGCAGGTTTTATAGTAAACTTAGGTGATGCCTTAGCAGAGGATGTAAGAAAACTTATTTACCATACACAAAAGACTGTGTATGAAAAGTTTGGGGTACTTTTAGAACCTGAAATAGAGTTTATAGGCGAGTTTGAAACGCCACTTTTTGAGATACCCATAAAATAG
- the rapZ gene encoding RNase adapter RapZ, whose protein sequence is METVIITGMSGAGKSLAIRAFEDMGFFCIDNLPPQFLPKIAELASASNDKISRIAAVIDIRGGELFDDFKDVLNDLKKGTYNFKVLFLDAHDNVLVQRYKETRRKHPLSFESDGSILEAIQKEREKLEDIKKYADFIIDTSTLSPRDLKEKLFEIFSAQRSQETMLITVMSFGFKYGLPLDADLVFDVRFIPNPFYIEELKHKTGKEKEVKEYVLKWDVTKEFLKKFFDLILFLIPNYAEEGKAQLVIAIGCTGGKHRSVTIAEELFELIKKNGYKASIFHRDIEKDIKG, encoded by the coding sequence TTGGAGACAGTGATAATAACCGGAATGTCTGGCGCTGGTAAGAGCTTGGCAATTAGGGCATTTGAAGACATGGGATTTTTTTGTATAGACAACCTTCCTCCACAGTTTTTGCCCAAGATTGCTGAGCTTGCAAGTGCAAGCAATGACAAGATTTCAAGGATTGCAGCAGTTATTGACATCCGCGGTGGAGAGCTTTTTGACGATTTCAAGGATGTTTTAAATGATCTCAAAAAAGGGACATACAACTTCAAAGTTCTCTTTTTGGACGCGCATGATAATGTATTGGTCCAAAGATATAAAGAAACAAGACGAAAACATCCTCTTAGTTTTGAGAGTGACGGAAGCATCTTAGAGGCCATCCAAAAAGAAAGAGAAAAGCTTGAGGATATAAAAAAATATGCAGATTTTATCATCGATACCTCTACTCTTTCGCCGAGGGACTTAAAAGAAAAACTTTTTGAGATTTTTTCTGCTCAAAGATCTCAGGAAACTATGTTAATAACAGTTATGTCTTTTGGTTTCAAATATGGACTTCCTTTGGATGCCGACCTGGTATTCGATGTGAGATTCATTCCTAATCCTTTTTATATAGAAGAGCTAAAACACAAGACGGGAAAGGAAAAAGAGGTCAAAGAATATGTGCTAAAGTGGGATGTGACAAAGGAATTTTTAAAAAAGTTTTTTGATTTAATTTTATTCTTAATACCGAATTATGCAGAAGAAGGGAAAGCACAACTTGTAATTGCAATTGGCTGCACGGGTGGGAAGCATCGATCGGTTACGATTGCTGAAGAACTTTTCGAGCTTATCAAAAAAAATGGATATAAGGCGTCGATTTTTCATAGAGATATAGAGAAAGATATAAAAGGGTGA